GACCCCGGTGAAGCCCGCCTCCTCCATGAGGGCGGTCAGCCCCTCCGCGGTGAAGTGGTGCAGGTGGTGGTCTTTCGACCCGCGCAGGAGCCGTTTGAACGACCGCAGGGGATGCCGGAGCGCGGAGCCCAGACGTTTCCCGAAGGGCCTCCGGAGCGTTCTCTCCTCACCCGAAAGCCCCGTGCAGTGCAGGATGACCAGCGCGCGTCCGCCCGGCTTCAGGCAGCGGCGCCCCTCGACGAGCACCCGCCGGGGGTCCAGGGCGTGGTCCAGCGTCGCGGCGCAGACGAATTCGTCGAAAACCGCGTCCCGGTAAGGCAGTTCCTCGCCGAAGCCGGCCACGAAGGTCATCGGACGTTCCAGCGCCCCGCCGTACAGCTCCCGGTAGACGGGCGGGGGTCCGGTGAGGAAACGCTCCAGGGCGGGGTCGTGGACGACGAAAAGGGAATCGCCGCCCGCGCTCCACCACATCCGCAAGAGCCCCCAGCCGCCGCCCACGTCCAGGACGTCCCCCTTCAGAGGCCCCCGGTGATCGAAGAGCTCGGCCAGGCGGGCGATACTCTCGGCGACGTACTCCCGGTTCACCCCGGCCTGCTCCCGGGTCCAGTCGAGGAACTCGCCCTGAAAGGAGCCCCAGCGCCGCCATAGGTCGTCGTCCACCTCGGGCAGCCGGTCGTCCAGCAGGCGGACGAGTGTCGGCGCCCGGGACAGGTCGTAGCGCGGCACCTCTTCATCCCGGAACAGCGAAA
The bacterium genome window above contains:
- a CDS encoding methyltransferase domain-containing protein; protein product: MSDRSVISLFRDEEVPRYDLSRAPTLVRLLDDRLPEVDDDLWRRWGSFQGEFLDWTREQAGVNREYVAESIARLAELFDHRGPLKGDVLDVGGGWGLLRMWWSAGGDSLFVVHDPALERFLTGPPPVYRELYGGALERPMTFVAGFGEELPYRDAVFDEFVCAATLDHALDPRRVLVEGRRCLKPGGRALVILHCTGLSGEERTLRRPFGKRLGSALRHPLRSFKRLLRGSKDHHLHHFTAEGLTALMEEAGFTGVEVRPYGEGSGARAFLAHRPE